A single genomic interval of Rhinopithecus roxellana isolate Shanxi Qingling chromosome 11, ASM756505v1, whole genome shotgun sequence harbors:
- the IDI2 gene encoding isopentenyl-diphosphate delta-isomerase 2, with protein sequence MGKTLTKPMAVEAGGYFTDSCCSHPLYNPAELEEKDAIGVRQGAQRHLQAELGIAGEQIFPEDIVFMTIYHHKAKSDRIWGEHDICYLLLVRKNVTVNLDPSETKSILYLSQEELRELLERGARGEVKVTPWLRSIAEKFLYRWWPHLDDVTQFVELHKIHRV encoded by the exons ATGGGGAAGACCCTCACCAAGCCCATGGCCgtggaggctggag GGTATTTTACCGACTCCTGTTGTAGCCACCCATTATACAACCCAGCAGAACTGGAAGAAAAGGATGCCATCGGAGTGAGGCAGGGGGCCCAGAGGCATCTGCAAGCAGAGCTGGGAATTGCTGGGGAGCAG ATTTTTCCAGAGGACATTGTGTTCATGACAATCTATCACCACAAGGCAAAATCAGATAGAATTTGGGGAGAGCATGACATTTGTTACCTTCTGCTTGTGAGGAAAAATGTCACCGTGAACCTGGATCCCAGTGAAACGAAAAGCATCCTCTACCTGTCCCAGGAGGAGCTGCGGGAGCTCCTGGAGAGGGGGGCCAGGGGCGAAGTCAAAGTCACCCCCTGGCTAAGAAGCATTGCCGAGAAGTTTCTGTACCGGTGGTGGCCTCACCTGGATGATGTGACCCAGTTCGTGGAGCTTCACAAAATACACAGAGTATGA